In Vigna unguiculata cultivar IT97K-499-35 chromosome 3, ASM411807v1, whole genome shotgun sequence, a single genomic region encodes these proteins:
- the LOC114179557 gene encoding 40S ribosomal protein S17-4-like, translating to MGRVRTKTVKKSSRQVIERYYSRMTLDFHTNKKLLEEVAIIPSKRLRNKIAGFSTHLMKRIQKGPVRGISLKLQEEERERRMDFVPDVSAINTDHIEVDKETLDMLHSLGISDIPGITKVDPVAVQPSFLFTRRY from the coding sequence atgggCCGTGTGAGAACAAAGACGGTGAAGAAATCGTCAAGACAAGTGATCGAGCGTTACTATTCGAGGATGACGCTGGACTTCCACACGAACAAGAAGCTTCTGGAAGAAGTGGCGATCATCCCCTCGAAAAGACTCCGGAATAAGATCGCAGGCTTCTCCACTCATCTCATGAAGCGCATTCAGAAGGGCCCTGTTCGCGGTATCTCGCTCAAACTGCAGGAGGAGGAGCGCGAACGCCGCATGGACTTCGTCCCCGATGTCTCCGCCATCAACACCGATCACATCGAGGTCGACAAGGAAACCCTCGATATGCTCCATTCCCTCGGAATCAGTGACATCCCCGGCATTACCAAGGTTGATCCTGTCGCGGTTCAACCCAGCTTCCTCTTCACCAGGAGGTATTGA